The Brachyhypopomus gauderio isolate BG-103 chromosome 1, BGAUD_0.2, whole genome shotgun sequence genome includes a window with the following:
- the LOC143521722 gene encoding uncharacterized protein LOC143521722, whose amino-acid sequence MCFSIPVLTPYSRRQYKHHYRKRTTSNLIYPPLSTNTPIIATGGLWNCQSAVQKADFITAIAAHHSLDFLALTETWITPENSATPAALSSAFSFSHSPRQTGRGGGTGLLLSSCLRFTPCTFPQITISTFEYHAVTVRFPTTLHIIVVYRPPCTLGNFTEELDTLLSVLPNDETPLLLGDFNLPTDKLQSSGVLPLLSSFNLNLTQSSPTHRAGNVLDLVFTRPPAVMDIAVTPLHCSDHHLVSFSLSLPPHRHTLTATGTTTIHRNLHSISPSVLASTITTALPSHDSFSCLSTDTATDTLLSSLSSSIDLLCPLSSKPTRSSPPAPWLSDTLRNNRRELRMVERRWRKSKLTADLRLYQSLLSLFSMELTAAKTSFYREKLEASTSDPRKMFKIFSSLLKPSPPPTPTSLTADDFVTFFEEKINTIRSTFSLVPVPTVSPPTPPFSLTSFSPLSAEMVLQLLTSSSPTTCPLDPIPSTLLQTISHELLPFISTIINNSLSSGIVPSSFKAARVVPILKKPNLDATNISNYRPVSLLSFLSKILERAVHNQLSSFLSQNQLQDPNQSGFKPAHSTETALIAVTEKLHAARANGLSSVLILLDLSAAFDTVNHEILLSILSGLGITGNAWTWFASYLEGRSYQVTWGGSTSTPCKLSTGVPQGSVLGPLLFSLYTRSLGFSSNLCMSERHCLLDGSSPPKA is encoded by the exons atGTGTTTTTCCATCCCTGTTCTTACTCCCTATAGTCGCCGTCAATACAAACATCACTACAGAAAACGCACTACCAGTAACCTCATCTACCCTCCACTCTCAACAAACACCCCGATCATTGCGACCGGGGGGCTCTGGAACTGCCAGTCTGCAGTCCAGAAAGCAGACTTCATCACAGCCATTGCAGCTCATCACTCCCTTGACTTCTTGGCCCTAACAGAGACATGGATCACCCCAGAGAACTCTGCTACTCCTGCTGCCCTGTCATCTGCATTTTCCTTCTCGCACtctccaagacagactggaaggggaggtggcacTGGATTGCTTCTGTCCAGTTGCTTGCGCTTTACTCCTTGCACTTTCCCACAAATTACCATCTCAACATTTGAGTATCATGCTGTCACTGTACGCTTCCCAACCACACTTCACATCATTGTTGTTTATCGTCCACCCTGCACCCTAGGTAACTTCACTGAGGAATTAGACACACTTCTGAGCGTCCTCCCTAATGATGAAACTCCTCTTCTGCTTGGTGACTTCAACCTCCCAACAGATAAACTACAATCATCTGGCGTTCTTCCTTTGCTGTCATCAttcaacctcaacctcacccaGTCTTCTCCAACACACAGAGCAGGCAATGTCTTAGACCTGGTCTTCACTAGACCACCTGCAGTGATGGACATTGCAGTAACTCCTCTCCACTGTTCAGATCATCACCTTGTATCTTTCTCCTtatctcttcctccccaccgtcACACCCTTACTGCTACAGGCACTACCACCATCCACCGTAACCTtcattccatctctccatcagtaCTTGCCTCTACTATCACCACAGCCCTCCCGTCCCATGACtctttctcttgtctctccacagacaccgccactgacactttattgtcctccctctcttcatctatTGACCTCTTATGTCCCCTCTCTTCCAAACCCACAAGATCCTCCCCACCTGCTCCTTGGCTCTCGGACACCCTACGTAACAACCGACGAGAACTGAGGATGGTTGAGAGGCGATGGAGGAAATCGAAGCTTACTGCTGATCTTCGCTTGTATCAGTCTCTCCTGTCCCTATTCTCCATGGAACTAACTGCTGCCAAGACATCATTCTACAGAGAGAAGCTGGAGGCATCTACATCAGATCCACGcaagatgttcaaaatcttctcttctctcctcaaaccctccccccctccaactcccacttctcttactgcggatgattttgtcaccttctttgaagagaagatCAATACGATTCGCAGCACCTTTTCCCTAGTCCCTGTTCCCACTGTgtcccctcctactcctcccttttctctaacctccttctctcctctctcagctgagatggtgcttcagctgctgacatccagcagtcccaccacatgccctctggaccccatcccatccacactcctccagacaatctcccacgaactcctccctttcatctcgaccatcatcaacaactccttatcttcaggaattgtgccatcatcattcaaggcggctagggtggtgccaatcctaaagaaacccaaccttgatgccaccaacatcagcaactacagaccggtatctctcctctcattcctttctaagatccttgaacgggctgtacacaaccagctatcctcttttctctcacagaaccagcttcaggaccccaaccaatctggcttcaagccggcacattctacggaaactgcactcattgcagtaactgagaaactccatgcggctagagcaaatggactatcatcagttctgattctgcttgacctttcggctgcctttgacacagtcaatcatgagatcctcctgtccatcctctcaggccttggtatcactggcaatgcatggacatggtttgcatcctacctggagggtcgttcctaccaagtaacatggggaggatcaacatccacgccatgcaaactctccaccggtgttccacaaggctcagtgctgggtccacttcttttttccctttatacccgctctctgg gtttcagctcgaatctctgcatgtctgaaagacattgcctcttggatggcagctcaccacctaaagcttaa